In Raphanus sativus cultivar WK10039 chromosome 5, ASM80110v3, whole genome shotgun sequence, the following proteins share a genomic window:
- the LOC108861946 gene encoding transcription factor GTE7 — protein sequence MAPAVLATLNEPSFHGQCGAVFMRKFTKQSVAAENSNCPLPPPNPNPNFDSSKQFDDSSNYGGYATFNLAGYSSSQLRELKKRFTSELEQIRILRERIESGTFETRQTEVSAVRSAPAGETSDLVLKKQKPKKRCNPFPAEDTHPKRVSNPESEKALAAMLSSCGQMLVKLMKHKWAWVFNTPVDVVGLGLHDYHLIVKKPMDLGTVKLNLEKGFYVSPLDFATDVRLTFRNAMAYNPKGQDVYFMAEKLLDQFDVMFNPAFKKFEAQRVKLAGSSSSRFEPEVKQRLWSQTPTSVEANVRRGTEQISIAKKLDSVKPTQPTLSPPKVLEPPPRERTPSPSPTPPPPAAVVHPLQPVSEVEAIPDVSEVTKGRKGKLPKPKAKDPNKRLMTMEEKSKLGMNLQDLPPEKLGQLVQILRKRNGHLAQDGDEIELDIEAVDNETLWELDRFVTNYKKMASKIKRQGFIHNVSTPPPARNMLLEAEMGSAEKRTRKGDAGEEDVDIGEDIPIEDYPSVEIERDGTAVAAAAASSGSSSSGSSSSSSGSSSSDSGSGGSSSGSDSDADSVQSPFVEAKEAQ from the exons ATGGCACCAGCTGTTTTGGCTACCTTAAACGAACCGTCGTTCCATGGACAATGCGGCGCCGTTTTTATGAGGAAATTTACAAAACAATCCGTCGCCGCCGAAAACAGCAATTGCCCTCTCCCTCCTCCTAACCCTAACCCTAATTTCGATTCGAGCAAGCAGTTCGATGATTCGTCTAATTACGGAGGCTACGCTACTTTCAACCTCGCCGGGTACTCCTCGagccagctcagggagctgaagAAGCGCTTTACCTCGGAGCTCGAGCAGATTCGGATCCTCAGGGAGCGGATCGAGTCGGGGACCTTCGAGACTCGGCAAACGGAGGTATCCGCCGTTCGTTCGGCTCCGGCCGGTGAAACGAGTGACCTTGTGCTGAAGAAGCAGAAACCGAAGAAGCGATGCAATCCATTCCCTGCCGAAGATACTCACCCGAAGCGGGTTTCGAACCCGGAGTCGGAGAAAGCGCTGGCCGCTATGCTGAGTTCCTGCGGTCAGATGTTGGTTAAGCTGATGAAGCACAAGTGGGCCTGGGTGTTCAACACCCCCGTCGATGTGGTCGGATTAGGGCTTCATGATTACCATCTCATCGTGAAGAAGCCCATGGATCTGGGCACGGTTAAGCTGAATCTCGAAAAGGGGTTTTACGTTTCGCCTCTCGATTTCGCGACCGATGTGAGATTGACGTTTAGGAACGCGATGGCGTATAACCCCAAGGGGCAAGATGTGTACTTTATGGCCGAGAAGCTTCTTGATCAGTTTGATGTAATGTTCAATCCTGCTTTCAAGAAATTCGAAGCTCAGCGGGTGAAACTAGCTGGCTCGTCTTCGTCTCGTTTTGAGCCTGAGGTGAAGCAAAGACTGTGGAGTCAAACTCCGACTTCGGTGGAGGCGAATGTGAGGAGAGGAACTGAGCAGATCTCAATTGCGAAGAAGTTGGATTCAGTGAAGCCGACACAACCTACATTGTCTCCTCCTAAAGTATTAGAGCCTCCGCCACGTGAAAGAACTCCTTCACCTTCTcctactcctcctcctccggcgGCGGTTGTTCACCCTCTACAGCCGGTTAGTGAAGTGGAAGCGATTCCGGATGTGAGTGAAGTAACCAAAGGGAGGAAAGGGAAGTTGCCGAAGCCTAAGGCTAAGGATCCAAACAAAAGGCTGATGACAATGGAGGAGAAGTCAAAGCTTGGTATGAATCTACAAGACTTACCTCCTGAGAAGCTTGGACAGTTGGTTCAGATTCTGAGGAAGAGAAACGGTCATTTAGCTCAAGATGGAGATGAGATTGAGCTAGATATTGAAGCCGTAGACAATGAGACTCTGTGGGAGCTTGATCGTTTCGTGACTAATTACAAGAAGATGGCTAGCAAAATCAAACGCCAAGGGTTTATCCATAACGTGTCAACTCCTCCACCTGCTAGAAACATG CTTTTGGAGGCAGAAATGGGTAGTGCGGAGAAGAGAACAAGGAAAGGGGATGCAGGGGAAGAGGATGTAGACATTGGAGAAGACATACCAATTGAAGATTACCCATCTGTGGAGATCGAAAGAGATGGTACTGCAGTAGCAGCTGCTGCTGCTAGTAGCGGATCTAGCTCTTCAGGCAGCTCTAGTTCTAGTAGCGGTTCCTCCTCTAGTG ATTCAGGGTCAGGTGGAAGTTCATCAGGTAGTGATTCTGATGCTGATAGTGTTCAGTCGCCATTTGTGGAAGCAAAAGAAGCTCAATGA
- the LOC108861945 gene encoding probable cytosolic oligopeptidase A, with amino-acid sequence MKRITIIATFVIANTLMATTTTSRASLSLLLRRSPPKLRNSKFFPSSSSHFRPSASPKSYPCPIWSSSFSFCLPPRSTSTRLPFRHFSFSPPSMSSAIAAAASDESLVSSNPLLQDFDFPPFDSVDAEHVRPGIRALLQHLEGELEQLEKCVEPSWPKLVEPLEKLVDRLSVVWGVINHLKAVKDTPELRAAIEDVQPEKVKFQLRLGQSKPIYNAFKAIRESPDWSSLSEARQRLVEAQIKEAVLTGIALDDDKREEFNKIEQELEKLSHKFSENVLDATKKFEKLITDKKEMEGLPPSALGLFAQAAVSKGHENATAENGPWVITLDGPSYLPVMQHAKNRALREELYRAYLSRASSGDLDNTAIIDQILKLRLEKAKLLGYNNYAEVSMTMKMATVEKAAELLEKLRSASWGPAVQDMEDLKSFAKSQGAEESGSLTHWDTTFWSERLRESKYDINEEELRPYFSLPKVMDGLFSLAKTLFGVDIEPADGVAPVWNSDVRFYRVKDSSGPIAYFYFDPYSRPSEKRGGAWMGEVFSRSQVMAQKGTSVRLPVAHMVCNQTPPVGDKPSLMTFREVETVFHEFGHALQHMLTKQDEGLVAGIRNVEWDAVELPSQFMENWCYHRDTLMSIAKHYETGETLPEEVYKKLLAARTFRAGSFSLRQLKFASLDLELHTNYIPGGPESIYDVDQRVSLKTQVIPPLPEDRFLCGFSHIFAGGYAAGYYSYKWAEVLSADAFSAFEDAGLDDIKAVKETGQRFRNTVLALGGGKAPLKVFVEFRGREPSPEPLLRHNGLLAASASA; translated from the exons ATGAAGCGAATAACAATAATCGCAACGTTTGTTATAGCCAACACTCTAATGGCGACCACCACAACTTCTCGCGCCTCTCTCAGCCTCCTCCTTCGCCGCTCACCTCCCAAACTTCGAAACTCTAAATTtttcccatcttcttcttcacactTCCGTCCCTCAGCTTCTCCGAAATCATATCCGTGCCCCATCTGGTCTTCCTCTTTCTCCTTCTGCCTCCCTCCTAGATCCACCTCCACTCGTCTCCCCTTCCGCCACTTCTCCTTTTCTCCTCCCTCCATGTCCTCCGCCATCGCCGCCGCCGCTTCCGACGAGAGTCTCGTCTCTTCGAATCCTCTCTTGCAGGATTTCGATTTCCCTCCGTTTGATTCCGTCGATGCTGAGCATGTTCGTCCCGGGATTCGCGCTCTCCTGCAGCACCTC GAAGGTGAGCTGGAGCAGTTAGAGAAATGTGTGGAGCCATCATGGCCGAAACTGGTGGAACCGTTGGAGAAACTGGTTGATCGGTTGAGTGTTGTTTGGGGAGTGATCAATCACCTTAAGGCTGTCAAGGACACTCCCGAGCTTCGTGCTGCCATTGAAGACGTTCAG CCGGAGAAGGTGAAGTTTCAGCTCAGGTTGGGGCAGAGCAAGCCTATCTACAATGCCTTTAAAGCTATTCGCGAATCTCCTGATTGGTCTTCTCTCAGTGAAGCTCGCCAACGTTTAGTTGAAG CGCAAATAAAGGAGGCGGTTCTCACTGGTATTGCTCTTGATGACGACAAGAGAGAGGAGTTTAACAAAATTGAACAG GAACTCGAGAAACTTTCCCATAAGTTCTCTGAGAATGTTTTGGATGCTACAAAGAAGTTTGAAAAGTTGATAACAGACAAGAAAGAGATGGAGGGATTGCCTCCAAGTGCTCTTGGGCTATTTGCACAAGCTGCTGTCTCCAAG GGTCATGAAAATGCGACTGCTGAGAATGGACCTTGGGTCATTACACTGGATGGTCCTAGTTATCTCCCTGTCATGCAACATGCCAAAAACCGTGCTCTCCGTGAGGAACTCTACCGTGCGTATCTGTCTCGTGCCTCTTCTGGTGATTTGGATAATACAGCCATCATCGACCAAATCTTAAAGCTTCGATTGGAAAAGGCTAAGCTTCTTGGATACAACAATTACGCTGAG GTAAGCATGACTATGAAAATGGCCACTGTTGAGAAAGCAGCAGAGCTTTTAGAGAAGCTTCGTAGTGCTTCCTGGGGTCCAGCTGTTCAAG ACATGGAAGACCTCAAGAGTTTCGCAAAGAGCCAAGGTGCTGAAGAATCTGGGAGCTTGACTCACTGGGACACCACTTTCTGGAGTGAGAGGCTTCGTGAATCCAAATATGATATTAATGAG GAAGAACTCCGCCCATACTTCTCCCTGCCAAAGGTTATGGATGGACTTTTCAGTCTAGCTAAGACATTATTTGGTGTCGATATAGAACCAGCAGATGGTGTAGCTCCG GTCTGGAACAGCGATGTTCGGTTCTACCGTGTCAAAGATTCTTCTGGCCCAATCGCTTACTTTTACTTTGATCCATACTCTCGCCCTTCAGAGAAACGAGGTGGTGCCTGGATGGGTGAGGTTTTTTCCCGTAGCCAAGTCATGGCTCAGAAAGGTACTTCTGTTAGGCTGCCTGTTGCCCACATGGTATGCAACCAAACTCCTCCGGTAGGTGACAAGCCAAGCCTTATGACATTCCGTGAG GTAGAGACTGTGTTTCATGAATTTGGACATGCTCTACAGCATATGCTTACCAAACAGGATGAGGGGCTTGTGGCTGGTATTCGGAATGTAGAGTGGGACGCGGTTGAATTACCATCACAGTTTATGGAGAATTGGTGCTACCACAG GGATACTTTAATGAGCATTGCGAAGCATTATGAAACAGGAGAAACACTCCCAGAGGAAGTATATAAGAAGCTCTTAGCTGCAAGAACATTCCGTGCAGGGTCCTTCAGTCTTCGTCAG CTGAAATTTGCGAGTCTTGATTTGGAGCTTCACACAAATTACATACCAGGTGGACCAGAATCCATCTACGACGTCGACCAAAGGGTATCATTAAAAACCCAAGTTATCCCTCCACTTCCTGAGGATAGATTCCTCTGTGGCTTCAGTCACATATTTGCAG GAGGATATGCAGCTGGCTACTACAGTTACAAG TGGGCAGAGGTTTTGTCTGCAGATGCATTTTCAGCGTTTGAAGACGCTGGACTGGACGACATCAAG GCTGTTAAAGAAACAGGACAGAGATTCAGAAACACAGTACTTGCACTTGGAGGAGGAAAAGCGCCTCTCAAG GTGTTTGTTGAGTTCAGAGGACGTGAACCTTCACCAGAGCCTCTTCTCAGACACAATGGACTCTTGGCTGCCTCTGCTTCCGCTTGA
- the LOC108857338 gene encoding uncharacterized protein LOC108857338 has translation MDRDLTLTNHRKPPYFTARCLSSPSSCLSLLQRETEYARISDHNKKRRSSPRLRNFLRRILFMVTSCGLENAKPKRLIKFHYDAVSYAQNFDDGFNLRDDDRKVFRSLRAQSLRQ, from the coding sequence ATGGATAGAGATCTAACTCTCACCAACCACCGTAAACCACCCTACTTCACCGCTCGATGCTTGAGCTCTCCGTCGTCTTGTCTCTCATTACTACAGAGGGAAACGGAGTACGCTCGAATCAGTGACCACAACAAGAAGAGAAGGTCAAGTCCTAGGTTAAGGAATTTCCTCAGAAGGATACTGTTCATGGTTACAAGCTGCGGACTCGAGAACGCAAAACCGAAGAGGTTGATAAAGTTTCACTACGATGCTGTGAGTTATGCTCAGAACTTCGACGATGGTTTTAACTTGCGCGATGATGATCGAAAGGTTTTCAGAAGTCTCCGAGCACAGAGTCTCCGTCAATAG
- the LOC108857337 gene encoding L-type lectin-domain containing receptor kinase IX.2, whose translation MANYSILFIFFLLPFVVDSLYFNITSFQPNDPSQNIVYHGDAAAEEDGTVNFNSDARFSQVGYITYSKEVPIWSRRTGNASDFNTSFSFKIDARNVSSDSHGICFFLAPVGAQLPAYTVAGFLGLFGNSDYRSSFDLVHIEFDTYSNLGWDPRDVGSHVGINNNSLVSSNYTSWNATLHSQDIGHAHVSYDSVNKNLSVTWGYERTASGDERSSLSYIIDLAKVLPSEVMFGFIAAAGANTGEHRLLSWELSSTLDPEKGDNNKTGLVIGTAVAGAVLVTLLVITTVVVWSRKRNSRELANMVSSSINEDLEKETGPRKFSYKDLVSATNGFSHQRKLGEGGFGAVYSGSLKEINMMVAVKKLSCGSRQGKKEFLNEVKVISKLRHRNLVQLIGWCNEENEFLLIYELMPNGGLHSHLFGKREEVLSWDTRYKIAQGLASAILYLHEEWDQCVLHRDIKASNIMLDGDFNVKLGDFGLARVMSHKLDSHKTGLAGTFGYMAPEYVMTGCASKESDMYSFGIVLLEIVTGRKSLERRKEDEEEGNSDDDDDDEKSLVEKVWELYGRREELLSLAVDEKLGDDFNMEEAECLLVLGLWCGHPDKSSRPSIKQAIQVMKLESPLPVDLPLKRPVATYYNSTSSSSPPSVNSSRASITFSSKELGR comes from the coding sequence ATGGCCAATTATTCAATACTGTTcattttcttccttcttcctttTGTTGTCGATTCGCTTTACTTCAACATCACTAGTTTTCAACCGAACGATCCTTCACAAAACATAGTTTACCACGGAGATGCAGCAGCAGAGGAAGACGGAACGGTGAACTTCAACAGCGATGCACGTTTCTCTCAAGTTGGCTATATCACTTATTCAAAAGAGGTGCCTATATGGAGTCGTAGAACTGGTAACGCTTCGGATTTCAACACTAGCTTCTCCTTCAAAATCGATGCTCGTAACGTTTCATCAGATAGTCATGGCATATGTTTCTTTCTTGCTCCCGTGGGAGCTCAGCTCCCTGCATACACCGTTGCTGGTTTCTTAGGTCTCTTTGGTAATAGTGATTACAGATCTTCTTTTGACCTCGTTCATATCGAGTTCGACACGTATAGCAACCTAGGTTGGGATCCTAGGGACGTTGGATCTCACGTTGGGATCAACAACAACTCTCTTGTATCTTCTAACTACACTTCTTGGAACGCAACCTTGCATAGTCAAGATATTGGTCATGCACACGTCTCTTATGATTCCGTTAACAAGAACTTGAGTGTGACTTGGGGTTATGAGCGAACAGCCTCTGGTGATGAGAGGTCAAGCCTTTCTTATATCATCGACCTAGCTAAGGTTCTACCGTCAGAAGTTATGTTCGGGTTTATAGCCGCTGCTGGAGCTAACACAGGGGAACATAGACTCTTGTCTTGGGAGCTAAGTTCAACTCTAGACCCCGAGAAAGGCGACAACAACAAGACAGGACTGGTGATTGGTACTGCGGTTGCTGGAGCTGTTCTTGTGACCTTACTCGTCATCACAACCGTTGTGGTTTGGTCGAGGAAGAGGAACTCAAGAGAGCTAGCAAACATGGTATCGTCTTCAATAAACGAAGACCTAGAAAAGGAAACAGGACCGAGAAAGTTTTCTTACAAGGATCTTGTGTCGGCAACAAACGGATTCTCACACCAGAGGAAGCTCGGTGAAGGAGGGTTTGGAGCGGTTTACAGTGGGAGCTTGAAAGAAATCAACATGATGGTTGCGGTGAAGAAGCTATCTTGCGGCTCAAGGCAAGGAAAGAAAGAGTTTCTAAACGAAGTTAAAGTCATCAGCAAGTTAAGACATCGAAACCTAGTGCAGCTCATAGGTTGGTGTAATGAAGAAAACGAGTTCTTGCTTATATATGAGTTAATGCCAAACGGTGGATTGCACTCTCACCTCTTTGGTAAAAGGGAAGAGGTACTATCTTGGGACACAAGGTACAAGATAGCTCAGGGCCTAGCCTCTGCGATACTTTATCTCCATGAAGAATGGGATCAATGTGTACTACACAGAGACATCAAGGCAAGTAATATAATGCTTGACGGTGACTTCAACGTCAAGTTAGGTGACTTTGGTCTGGCTAGGGTTATGAGTCATAAGCTTGATTCGCATAAAACAGGATTAGCTGGAACTTTTGGATACATGGCACCAGAGTACGTGATGACAGGTTGTGCAAGTAAAGAATCTGATATGTATAGCTTTGGGATAGTGTTACTAGAGATTGTCACGGGGAGAAAATCTTTGGAGAGAaggaaagaagatgaagaagaaggaaacagtgatgacgatgatgatgatgagaagagtCTTGTGGAGAAAGTGTGGGAGCTTTATGGGAGGAGAGAAGAGCTGTTGAGTTTAGCTGTAGATGAGAAACTTGGTGATGATTTTAACATGGAAGAAGCTGAGTGTCTTTTGGTTTTGGGGTTATGGTGTGGTCATCCTGATAAAAGTTCGAGACCATCGATAAAACAAGCCATACAAGTCATGAAGTTGGAGTCACCATTGCCTGTTGATCTTCCGTTGAAGAGGCCTGTTGCTACGTATTACAActcgacttcttcttcttctcctccttcggtTAACTCGAGTAGAGCTTCGATAACTTTCTCGAGTAAGGAACTTGGTCGTTAG
- the LOC108859402 gene encoding dof zinc finger protein DOF5.7, which produces MSSHTNLHSPKPDHRTTGTSHTKKPPSSSASQDQQTLKCPRCNSSNTKFCYYNNYSLSQPRHFCKACRRYWTRGGALRNVPIGGGCRKTKKSFKPNSAITPSSSSSQRFFSSIMEDSTKFFPPPTTMDFQLAGLSLNKINDLQLMNNQEVLGLRPMDQVETTPVDVGSGLSLMGFGDYNNNNNNNNHSSGTFTTAGATDGNLATSIETLSCLNQDLHWRLQQQRMAMLFGSSKEETVVVERPQPILYRNLEIVNSPPSPTKKGDNQTEWYFGNNNNDNEGVANNNNTGGSEQWNNGVQAWTDLNHYNAMP; this is translated from the coding sequence ATGTCCTCCCATACCAATCTCCACTCTCCTAAACCGGATCACCGTACCACCGGCACATCCCATACCAAAAAACCACCGTCCTCCTCCGCCTCTCAAGACCAACAAACCCTAAAATGTCCTCGTTGCAACTCCTCAAACACAAAGTTTTGTTACTACAACAACTACAGCCTCTCTCAGCCTCGTCACTTCTGCAAAGCTTGCCGCCGTTACTGGACACGTGGCGGTGCCTTAAGAAACGTCCCCATCGGTGGAGGTTGtcggaaaacaaaaaaatcattcaaACCTAACTCAGCAATAactccttcttcttcatcatctcagAGATTTTTCTCTTCGATCATGGAAGATTCCACCAAGTTCTTCCCTCCTCCTACAACAATGGATTTTCAGCTCGCTGGTTTGTCTCTCAACAAAATCAACGATCTTCAACTTATGAATAATCAAGAAGTTCTTGGCCTTAGGCCCATGGACCAGGTCGAAACAACACCCGTTGATGTTGGGTCGGGTTTATCTTTAATGGGTTTCGGagactacaacaacaacaacaacaacaacaatcattCATCGGGAACGTTCACAACCGCCGGAGCAACGGACGGTAACTTAGCTACTTCGATAGAAACTTTGAGTTGCTTGAACCAAGATTTGCACTGGAGACTTCAGCAGCAGAGGATGGCTATGCTTTTTGGTAGCTCTAAAGAAGAGACTGTCGTTGTGGAGAGGCCACAGCCGATACTTTACAGGAATCTAGAGATCGTGAACTCACCGCCCTCGCCGACCAAGAAAGGAGATAATCAGACAGAGTGGTATTttggtaataataataatgataacgAAGGGGTGGCTAATAATAATAACACAGGAGGAAGTGAGCAATGGAACAATGGAGTTCAAGCTTGGACTGATCTTAACCATTATAATGCTATGCCATGA
- the LOC108861228 gene encoding pentatricopeptide repeat-containing protein At5g65570, with protein sequence MGLLLKKGGNASSNTPAELNDSGDGRRNNATAMRRDYSGGLIVVSGISSLFGSKGGNFRSQFRLLCIASNSFTTTHTFSPLLRQCIDERWFPGIKTIQAQMLKSGFPIQLSGSKLVDAGLKCGEIGYARKVFDEMRERHIVTWNSLIAYFIKHRRSKEAVEVYRLMITSNVSPDEYTLSSVFKAFSDLGLEKEAQRSHGLAVVLGLEVSNVFVGSALVDMYVKFGKTREAKLVLDRVEEKDVVLITALVVGYSQKGEDAEAVKAFRSMLVEGVQPNEYTYASVLISCGNLKDISYGKLIHGLMIKSGFDSALGSQTSLLTMYLRCCLVDDSLCIFKCIEYPNEVTWTSLVSGLVLNGREEMALTEFRKMMCDSVKPNSFTLSSALRGCSNLAMFEEGRQIHGIVLKYGLDRDKYAGSGLIDLYGKCGCSDMARSVFDTLSEVDVISLNTMIYSYAQNGFGHEALELFERMMNLGLQANDVTVLSVLLACNNSGLVDEGCEFFESFRKGKVVLTNDHYACMVDMLGRAGRLDEAEMLINEVVNPDLVLWRTLLSACKIHRNVEMAERLKRKILEIAPGDEGTLILMSNLYASTGKWNRVIEMKSDMRGMKLKKSPAMSWVEVDRETHTFMAGDLFSHPNSEQILETLEELIKKAKDLGYAEDKSCVFQDMEESAKERSLHQHSEKLAIAFAVWRNVGGSIRILKNLRVCVDCHSWIKIVSRVIKREIICRDSKRFHHFRDGSCSCRDYW encoded by the coding sequence ATGGGCCTTTTGTTAAAAAAAGGCGGGAACGCAAGTTCTAATACTCCGGCGGAACTGAACGACTCGGGTGATGGTCGGAGGAACAATGCGACGGCGATGAGAAGAGATTATAGCGGCGGATTGATCGTAGTCTCTGGGATTTCAAGCTTATTTGGTTCTAAAGGAGGAAACTTTCGTAGTCAATTTAGGCTTCTCTGCATTGCAAGCAACTCCTTTACAACGACGCACACTTTCTCTCCGCTTCTCAGACAGTGCATAGACGAGAGATGGTTCCCAGGAATCAAGACCATCCAAGCCCAGATGCTCAAATCTGGTTTTCCGATCCAACTCTCCGGGAGCAAACTCGTCGACGCGGGTCTGAAGTGTGGCGAGATCGGTTACGCAcgcaaggtgttcgatgaaatgcgtGAGAGACATATCGTGACGTGGAACTCTCTAATTGCGTATTTTATCAAGCATAGAAGAAGCAAGGAAGCTGTTGAGGTGTATAGATTGATGATCACGAGTAATGTTTCGCCAGATGAGTACACATTGTCTAGTGTTTTCAAGGCGTTTTCAGATTTGGGTCTTGAAAAGGAAGCTCAGAGAAGCCACGGACTTGCCGTGGTTCTGGGTTTGGAGGTCTCTAATGTGTTCGTTGGAAGCGCTCTTGTGGATATGTATGTTAAGTTTGGTAAAACTAGGGAGGCGAAGTTGGTGTTAGACCGTGTTGAGGAGAAAGATGTAGTTTTGATCACTGCTTTGGTCGTTGGTTACTCTCAGAAGGGTGAGGATGCAGAGGCTGTGAAGGCGTTTAGGAGTATGTTGGTGGAGGGAGTCCAGCCTAACGAGTATACTTACGCTAGTGTGCTGATATCTTGCGGAAACTTGAAGGATATAAGTTATGGGAAGTTGATACATGGACTTATGATCAAGTCTGGGTTTGATTCTGCTCTTGGCTCACAAACTTCTCTTCTTACAATGTATCTAAGGTGCTGTTTAGTCGATGATTCCTTGTGCATTTTCAAGTGTATTGAGTACCCAAATGAGGTGACTTGGACGTCTCTTGTATCGGGGCTTGTCCTAAACGGTAGAGAAGAAATGGCCTTAACTGAGTTTAGGAAGATGATGTGTGATTCAGTAAAGCCAAACTCTTTTACATTGTCTAGTGCTCTCAGGGGGTGTTCGAATCTCGCTATGTTTGAAGAAGGCAGGCAGATTCATGGGATAGTATTGAAATATGGTTTAGATAGAGATAAGTATGCAGGGTCGGGGCTCATTGATCTGTATGGGAAATGTGGATGCTCGGACATGGCAAGGTCTGTTTTTGATACTTTGAGTGAAGTTGATGTTATATCTTTGAACACAATGATCTATAGTTATGCACAGAATGGTTTCGGACACGAAGCACTCGAGTTGTTTGAGAGAATGATGAATCTTGGACTGCAAGCCAATGATGTAACGGTTTTGAGCGTACTCTTGGCTTGTAACAACTCTGGCTTAGTTGATGAAGGTTGTGAGTTCTTCGAGTCCTTTAGAAAGGGTAAGGTCGTATTAACGAATGATCATTACGCTTGTATGGTAGACATGCTTGGACGAGCAGGGAGATTGGACGAGGCGGAGATGCTTATAAACGAGGTGGTAAACCCTGATTTGGTTCTGTGGAGGACGCTGCTCAGTGCCTGtaaaatccatagaaatgttGAGATGGCAGAGCGGTTAaagagaaagatccttgagatAGCACCTGGAGATGAAGGAACTCTCATCCTAATGTCAAATCTCTACGCCTCCACGGGAAAATGGAACAGAGTGATTGAGATGAAGAGTGATATGAGGGGGATGAAGCTGAAGAAGAGTCCAGCGATGAGTTGGGTTGAAGTCGACAGAGAAACGCATACATTCATGGCTGGAGATTTGTTTTCACATCCAAACTCGGAGCAGATTCTTGAAACTCTTGAAGAGCTGATTAAGAAAGCTAAAGATCTTGGGTATGCTGAAGACAAAAGCTGTGTGTTTCAAGACATGGAGGAGAGTGCAAAAGAGAGATCTTTGCATCAACATAGCGAGAAACTGGCCATAGCTTTTGCAGTTTGGAGAAACGTTGGGGGAAGTATAAGGATTCTAAAGAACCTTAGAGTTTGTGTCGATTGTCACAGTTGGATCAAGATCGTGTCAAGAGTTATAAAGAGAGAGATTATCTGTAGAGATTCAAAGAGGTTTCATCATTTTAGGGATGGGTCCTGTTCTTGTAGAGATTATTGGTAA